Below is a window of Maylandia zebra isolate NMK-2024a linkage group LG19, Mzebra_GT3a, whole genome shotgun sequence DNA.
AATCAAAAACTATTCTTAGTATTAAGGTTTTGTTTATTAGTAAACAAATCAGTTGATCCGTGAGGGTCAGGTTGAAGGCCTTGCTTTTCCTGTTACTCACCTAAGTTGAGCTCACGGTCTTTAATGTAGCAAGTGTAATATACTCCATACAAGAGCATAATCTTACCATTGTGAAAGGAGGGTGTACAGACCCATGATAAGGACACGTTCTGCCAGCCTGCAAGCTGTGGTGACATGTCTGACGGGGGGATTTGCAGCCTGCCGTGCAAACGGCTAGTAATGGTGGTGAGCAGAAGTGTCAATGGTGTGTGTCTCATGTTGCAGAGCTGCCGGAGAACTGGACGGACACGAGAGAGACCCTACTGGAGGGCATGTCGTTCCAGCTCAAGTATCTGGGGGTCACGATGGTCGAGCAGCCCAAAGGAGAGGAGCTCTCAGCAGCAGCTGTCAAGAGGATAGTGGCAACGGTGAGACACGCACGCACGAGTAGTTTAAAATCTctttttaatgttcagaaaacGGTTCCAAGAAAATGAGTTTCTCTCGAGCATACGTGACGTTTTCTTCATCATCACCTCTGCCGCTTAaatattttagtcattcagaAGCGTGCTCCGTTATGACCTGACCTCGCCGACACCTCGGTGAAAAGTGACTGGTTGGCTGCTTCCCTGAGGCCCAGGTTGACATTTAGAGGAGGATGCAATTAGTATGTGGACACTGTGTGACTCAGTCAGCTTTATCATGGTGGAGAGCTTAATGTTATTGGATCTGGCAGCTCAGTGGATAATGAAGTTAGCGGTGGCAGAATAGTGGGACACGGTGAATGAAGTCACAGCCTCTGATTGGGTCTAATCTGCTGCCTGCCCTTAATGCCCCCCTGCAGAGGATGCTTACTCCTGAATGGGAATTGAGTGATTTTAAGCAATAGACTTGATAAAGTAAATAATCTTTATCGCACAGGTTTGTGTGACAGTGCTTTTGTCTAACGATAGACACCACATAGATTGTATATGATACCCTGAATTATTTGCTGTCACATAGGCGCTCTAACCACGAGAGgtgctcatattaaacatggctgAAGTATTACATGACAGGCCTTTGTACAAGTAATCCTGAGAGCCACAAGTTCAGGCTTTAGACTCTTCTAAGCGCACAGTTTCAGGTGCTTTTTCTAAACTTGATGATGTCCCTGAGATGGACACAGAAGCTCCGCCCACCTGCCATTCAAACCTTGTGTGTGCAATGGGCAGCCAATTAGATGCAAGTATGTTTAAAGGTGGAAGAGCTAAAATAGTTTGTTTCCATCAAGCCTTGGTAAATGATAAAGAAGGATTGTTTTGAGCAGtgcatcaaattcaaattcaaattcaaattttttatttgtcacgtacacagtcatacacagtacgatatgtagtgaaatgtaGTGAAATCATGCGAAGCTACTTTGATAAATCCAGGAATGAAAATGTGGAGCTGGAAATGAACTCCGTGCCCAGTTAGGCCCAGTTAGGCCCAGGTTAAAATGATCTTCACATTACTACACTAAAGTGAAACGGAGGGAAGGTTTAAAGCATTTCTACATCTCAACCTCAGAGTAATTTTAAACTTGAggatataaaacacatttttttctttttagctaaAATATTCTTTTTATGAATAAAACTGCTACGAGAGATACAAGTTATCATTTAATAGGTTGGTTGTTCCAGCCCACTCCAGATAGAGTGGGTCTAACATGCCACTTTAATGTTTtatgtagtttttatttttaaccatgCTGAATGAAGATTAGCACCTGAGGTTTTAGCCTCTTTTTCCTTCTGTTAGCtaactctctctccctctttttgtttttgtggcctCCACCCTTTCTCTTTCCACCCTTTCCTCTCTCTACATGTTCCTTTCTCCAGGCCAAAGCCAGTGGAAAAAAGCTCCAGAAAGTCTCGTTAACGGTCTCCCCTCGTGGAATCATCCTGCGTGACAGTGCCTCAAACCAGCTGATAGAAAACGTCTCCATATACAGGTCAGTCTGCCTCTTTCACCTCCTCAGGCAAACATTGTGTGCCGCTGACCTGACCAGGTTGTCTGGATTTGTGAAATAGTTTCACCCTAAGCTTGTCTTTATCATTCACAATAAAGCAAAAGTTGTTATCCGCCTCTTGCTGTCATTTATCACTGGATAGATGTGTGTTAGGAGGTGTGGCGCTCCCAAGGCGGTGGGAGAGGCAGGGAGGGTAGGAGTCTATCAGCGCTGTATCTAATCAGTCTCGGTGCTCTCGGGAGCTGTGTGTCTGAGCTTTTACCTCAGATGTGTCTTACACACACTTGTCTTAAGAGCTCACTTGCCTGCCAGAGCTTGCATATGCTGGCCCCGAGCTGGATTCACTTTTCTCAAATTCCACTTATATGAGTTGACAAATCAAGGAGAGTTGGGACTTTCCAGCGTTTTTCCCAGCACGAATGTGGGCTGTGTACACTAATTTCTTTTCAAAGCTGGCAGATTGAGGACAACATTTAAATTATTGACCGTTTTCTCAAGGTATCATGGAGCCATGTGATGGACAAGTCGTGTTTCTGCCTGTATTTGAGAGGAAAGTCTCCCCACCTGCTCAATTTTGCATCGCTTATCACTGAACAACTGTCGCCTAGCTGTGCAAGATGGAGCTAATTTTCCAGCATGCACCATTTATCTATATTAAAAATCTCGTCTCTCCATCTccaggctgtttttctttttctttttttttgggggacTAAACTTGGCTAACATTTTCACTGTTGTGCAAAGGGAGGGTGAGGCAGAATGACAGATGTCACAGGGTTGGGTGGAGATAAAACTCAGCTGATTAATTGTGTTGCTGGAAGCTGTAAGTGTATCCAAACACATTAAGATCAATTCTTCATTTGCTCTGTAagaatttcttttatttgcatcatttttttgtgagcaatgtttttttttctttttgttttttttaaccaaggACGTTCTGGAGGAAGTGAGCGAAATGGGCTTCAGAAAATTATGCAGGGATCTACAGTTTTAGCCCCGAGCTCCATATTTGTTCAAATTAAAATGATGCAGGAAGAGCTGACAGCATGTCCTGTTATCACTGGATTAACTGGATACTGAAGAAAACCTGAAAGTTGTGATTTCTGAGCTGATTTTCAGCAATTTATACACTGTGGGATTTGGGGAGATGCAGGAGTAGACACTCCTATTCCCGTGGGCTGTGTGGGTGTTGTTAAAGCTGGTGATAGGAGAGCCAAATAACAGGGTGGAGCTAGAACAGCTAACTTCTTTTGTTTCATATCTTTCCCTCGCTATTTAACTAATAGACTCCATATAAAACAGAGCTtccaggtctgaaaagtgaaatcAGGCCCAAAAATGCAGCATAAACCTTTATGTCCACAAAACAACCCTCCTTACTCCATTAAAGCTAGTTTAAGTAGCCGGGATTCGACCTCCAAGGCGTCCGCCTTCAACTGCCACAAAGCACTTCACATCTGCAGCTCCACCCGCAGGTGGTGTGCTACAGGAAAATGAGTTCATGTGGCTCGTTTTCACTGAGCCTGGAGGTTGAGGTGTCTCTGGTGCAGGCCAGGTTTCTGGACCTACTAGTTGTCGTCTCTATAGCGTGCTCGTGAGTCAAGCTTGGTGCTGCTCTTCGCTCACGACTGATTTGCTATAGCTCCTGGCATCTCTCGGGCACCCAAATCCCTCCACCACCAGGTCCATGGAGTGGTTGctactgttttgttttaaaaggaCCTAAGACAAGTCATGGGCATGTCCCAGCTCCAGCTGTAACTGCAGTATCCAGGTGGATGAGTTCAACCTTATTTGAGATGTTAAGAAGAGGCCATAAAGAAGTTGGGTTGCAGGCTGTAAGCGATCTTACTTGTTAAAATGTCCACGTGAACTCAAGTGGATATCAGAGGAAGCTGACACGTCCGTGTTGGCGTCATTGTTCAGCACCAACCCTCTACTCCAGAAAAACACTGCGTTAATTATGAACTTGCTTATTTGAagaaataaatagtttatagtAATTAAAAAGCTGTACCGGGCGAGTCCAGCTGTGACCTCAGCATAGAGCTCAGACGTAAAGAAGATGAACGGCCAATAAACAGATTTGCCTGACACCCAATTTTCCCCGACGCCCTCCCGCCTAAACATTTGCCCGTAAATCTCGGTTGTGTTCCTCAGATCACAGCTGTGATTCTTCACCCCTCCAAAGTTTTTTATGTCTGTCATTGGTTAGCAGACTGTGTGACTATCGCACAGTGAAGATGATGCACGAAGGAGAAAGGAAGGACAGATGGCAGAAATTCATTATATCCTTCTTCCATCATCTTGGGTATCCCCTCCCCGACTGGCCGTCGCGCTCGAGTCTTTGGCGTTAGAGTGATGGCATCATGATCAAATAGTGGAGCAAAGCTATTATGGCTTAATTTGAAAGCGTACTCTGCACCTGAGACTGACGAGCCAGAGCGACAGACGATGCAGAGGATTCGCACATCAAGATGACCTTCTGCGTGTGCACGTTTTCCCCATGGTCTGCACAGAGTCCAGGCGAATTCTTGTAATTTATTAAAGTAACTTTAGCCTATTTCACAAAGCTATGCAAAATTTTACCAGCATACAGTGAAATTAAAGCTCCTCCAGTTACATTAAGGCAGGGTGAAATTTTTGCTCTAGTTTTTCCagcatttctgatttatttatttatttttgctgtaagATCTTTTACACTCTTAATAATTTTTGGAGGGGAACATGCTGCTGCAGTTTCTTGAGCTCCTGGCTTGTACTTCTGTGATTGAGGCTCATCTGTGAGCTCAGAGTTTTAGGATTCTTGAACCTTCAGTTTTAGCTCAGGGGTGATATGTTAGGTCCAAACTATGTTAGAGAAATTATTAGCATGACGGCTCTTTGTCAAAAGAAAATTAGAAAGTTATTTGAACACAGAAGGAATCATGGCTCCAAAAGTGCCCCGGGTAAAAAAAGAGAGGTTTTAAGATTGATGGCTGCTCCTTCAATCACACGGTGATATGAGACTTGAAAGTTTTCTCTGGTGAATGATCAGAAATCCCATCAAACATACAGGGTACCAGCAGGGTTAAATGACACCTGTTTGAACAAAGTTGAGTTTTTGATTTTAGATTGTGATGCTTGCAGCGGGAGTTAAATTCATCCGATTCAGCCCTATAAAAATCCATGTAGATATCTCCTGTATTTATGAAGTTAGGATGGCTCAAAAGTGCTGAAATTAAACGGCATAAATTTCAACACGGATGGCTTACAAGATCGGAAAATATTCATGGTAAATTTTGCGTGGCATCATTAAACATACTGGAGTTATTAGCAGCTGATTGTTTTCCAGATTAAACTGTTTTTTATATGGAATGTCCCCACTGTGATTTATGGGTTGAcactgtgggtgtgtgtagtaacagaaaccaaacagccCAGATGTCCACTGCACACGTTCCTTTTCAGATTTATGACTTTGTCCAGCTGTGTACCTGCACacagctggtgtgtgtgtgtgtgtgtgtgtgtgtgtgtgtgtgtgtgtgtgtgtgtgtgtgtgtgtgtgtgtgtgtgtgtttgatcacgTGTGCAGTTTTAAGTCAGATTTCTGGAATAGCTTAAGGGCTTAGAGCAGATAAAGTTTCATTTAATCCCAGATGAGTCTTAAATTAAAGGctttctgaatgtgtgtgtttgtttcagaataTCATATTGCACTGCGGACAAAATGCACGACAAAGTGTTTGCCTACATCGTCCAGAGTCAGCACAACGAGACCCTCGAGTGTCACGCCTTCCTCTGCGCTAAGAGGAAAATGGTGAGTAAGTTGATATTTTTCAAACGCCTCCTGCTGTGTGAAGAGTCGACGTGGTCGCTGACGTTAGCTTGTCGACTGTCGCTGGGCGACAGGACGTCTGAGTCCTGTTCTTCTTTGAGCCCCAAAACAGTCCAGATTCAGCTTCAATAAAATGTCTGTTTGCTCAGGTATTGCCCACAGGGTTTAACAGCACTGCAATAAATAAATGCCAGCAACTGAGCTACAGTTAGGCTAATATACACACATTAGCATAATGAAGATGTCGTTCATGTTGATGGCACCATCGTACGGCAGGAAGAAGATgcaaaaaataaaccaaacctcaGAAAAGACAGGATTGGAGATGATCCACAGGTTAGTCATCAATATGTTACTGTGTGGTTTGGATCGCTCGCCCAGGAAAAAAGCCTGATCCATAACTTAATGTTCACACTATAATTAAAACAACTTTTGGGGTGGATAAAGGAAGGACAAAGCTCCCCATCACTGTAAAAAAGGCGAAAACCTTATTCAGCGGGGTCATTGTGCTAATCTGCTCGACAAGTAATGACATAAGAGAAGGTTTAATAAAAGGTTAATCTGTCATAGCAATTAGTTTTTATAATGaaggtttctttcttttccccggcacacacaaaaaataacagAATCAGCCTCCAGTTTACACAAGTGTAGGTGACTTATATGCACTTACTTTCTGTATgaaacacttcctgtctttccctttattttaaaggtaaattgaacattttggcaaatctgtTTTTTggtctgttaaaaaaacaagcactgTTGTAACCAGCAGTACCACTGCTGATCAGACTAAAGCTTACCCAGCTGGGATACAGGAAATGACATGATAGGGTTATAAATGTAATAATGTAACAAATATAATGTAATCCCTGAGTGAAGGAACTGAAATTAAAGAGGCAGATTTCTCATAATGCAAAGAAATCTACTGCGAAATGTTTTCTATGAATAAATGCAATGTGAGCTATGACACACATTGCAGCTTCAGAGCCTTAATACAATTTTGGATTCAGGTAAAACATGCAGCTTCTGCACCTGGCCACACATGAAGAACAGTTTATTCAGAGACCTGAGAGTCGCCGCGCTGACACTTTACTTGTATTTATGCAAATGTGTAAATATTAAATCGGGAAAAGAAAGGAGCGGGAGCATGAAAGGCGAGCAGGTTGTCATCCCtctctcggctttctcaccatCCCTGGAGTTCTGCCGAAAGAGCCGctccctcctcttccttccCTTCACTAATTTCATTGTGGTCAAAAGGCCACGTATCCTCCCAGTTGCATAAACAACTCGTCGTGTTGTCCGCGAGTTTCTCTTCCCTCTCTCCGAGTATCTGTGAAGAAAATCCTTCTTATGTCGATGGTCgtttcctgtttgtgtcacAGCCATACCTTCCCTTCCTTCCTGTAATGCATGAGATGCGTATCGTGTATTATTCATCCCTCAttcctgtctctgtctcttcctCCGTCCCAACAGGCCCAGGCGGTAACTCTAACGGTGGCTCAGGCGTTCAAAGTGGCGTTTGAATTCTGGCAGGCTGCCAAAGAAGGTACGCATGGTCGCTCTTCATCACCACAGAAAAtttcctctctttcttctgCTCTTGGCTTTTACACCCTCCAGAGAGGTCACGTGAAATACTGGAGATCTGCTTGGCTTTCCCTGTGATCTCTCTCACTCACAGAGTGATGTCCTCGTCGATTCCCTGCACAGCGGTGAAATCACCAGCCAAAGGCACCTGGTTCAGTTTATTAAAGGCAACTTAGTCATGGTTAGAGAGTCTCACAGTTAAAGGTATCAGTGTGAGGAGGGGTGGACAGGAGGATTAGCCTGGGGCAGAGGTGGGGTGACTAGAATAGATCTTCTCTGTtccctttacaacaaaataaagactCAGATGTGCGGGAAGTGGGATTTTTCTCATGTAGTTTATTATATGGAAGAACAAAAGTGCCAAACTGAGACATAACTCAAATGTGGAAGCTGTTAAATgcaccaatgtttttttttttttttttttactttggatTAACATTACATTGCAGTCAATTTTCCATATTTTCCTCTGTAAATGCAatttattttgcatttactTCACTTCCATGTGCATTTCTGCTTTACTATGCAAAAAGGCTAGTTGCTGGATTAACTGTTGGGCTCTTTTTTTCATGCAAAGTTGACCCCATGACACACTTTGCATAGCAAAGCATGAAGTCATACAGTTAGGTCAGTGAGTGTTCGGACAGAGATGCAAATCTTGCATCTGCATACAACCACAGTGGAGTTTAAATCAAAAatccagactttcagctttaattcaagaggTTTAATAAAAGCATTGCACTGTTTA
It encodes the following:
- the ldlrap1b gene encoding low density lipoprotein receptor adapter protein 1b isoform X4, translating into MDALKSAGRAIIRSPSIAKQSWGAGRHKKLPENWTDTRETLLEGMSFQLKYLGVTMVEQPKGEELSAAAVKRIVATAKASGKKLQKVSLTVSPRGIILRDSASNQLIENVSIYRISYCTADKMHDKVFAYIVQSQHNETLECHAFLCAKRKMAQAVTLTVAQAFKVAFEFWQAAKEEKEKRVKSSSDGEGASSSQSDSSASQGSLKGGEVATGKLLDLAEGANAALTHSGTKQTQSDPFTELEDGLDEAFSSRSLDSFESYSDSLSLALTPRSWTLG
- the ldlrap1b gene encoding low density lipoprotein receptor adapter protein 1b isoform X3, with translation MDALKSAGRAIIRSPSIAKQSWGAGRHKKLPENWTDTRETLLEGMSFQLKYLGVTMVEQPKGEELSAAAVKRIVATAKASGKKLQKVSLTVSPRGIILRDSASNQLIENVSIYRISYCTADKMHDKVFAYIVQSQHNETLECHAFLCAKRKMAQAVTLTVAQAFKVAFEFWQAAKEEKEKRVKSSSDGEGASSSQSDSSASQGSLKGGEVATGKLLDLAEGANAALTHSGTKQTQSDPFTVHNHATENNNTVWELEDGLDEAFSSRSLDSFESYSDSLSLALTPRSWTLG